The following are encoded in a window of Acidobacteriota bacterium genomic DNA:
- a CDS encoding DUF4279 domain-containing protein, producing MLQEDSSPLISTSFTIEDPDLDPDHCTCEIGLEPTEAGRKGERLRPSSKVRLVTSVWTIALDKQPSWEIDEGLSQLMDHLWPKRKAIIDLLKRTRWSAGFSTSVIIQEDRPLYILGPETLRRLAYFGITYSLDIFDYSE from the coding sequence GTGCTTCAAGAAGACTCTTCACCTCTTATTTCCACAAGCTTTACGATTGAAGATCCGGACTTGGACCCCGATCATTGCACCTGCGAGATCGGCCTAGAGCCAACTGAGGCTGGCCGAAAAGGAGAACGTCTCAGGCCAAGTAGCAAAGTTCGCCTGGTAACCTCAGTGTGGACTATAGCGCTAGACAAACAGCCCAGCTGGGAGATCGATGAGGGGCTCAGTCAACTCATGGATCACTTATGGCCGAAAAGAAAAGCGATCATTGATTTATTGAAGAGAACCAGGTGGAGCGCCGGATTCTCCACAAGCGTGATCATTCAGGAAGATCGGCCGCTTTACATTCTGGGGCCCGAGACTCTGCGTCGACTGGCCTATTTCGGAATTACGTACAGCCTCGACATCTTCGACTACTCCGAATGA